One genomic window of Cannabis sativa cultivar Pink pepper isolate KNU-18-1 chromosome 2, ASM2916894v1, whole genome shotgun sequence includes the following:
- the LOC115720323 gene encoding F-box/LRR-repeat/kelch-repeat protein At2g27520, translating into MGALSGKLPDELMKDILVQVPAESLARLKWVSKSWHGLITDPSFAFQHHHKNDGLSSTSILLSWVSSDLTGDEEMKPLRSAFRIPEAVYPTDFFNLFHCMSDFFDHLPHTYYWDEMYDFYRTYHCNGIICIAQYFMDKGQSVLINPVIRETRILPATSINDRGIVRTHGEGFGYDLQANDFKLVRIFGHRFTCSAELYSMNSDSWKEIVIDEELEEAPFCRGRGVLCKGVFYWLMLLNTGYETILTFDMSTEEFHTRPPPVGPIQGAANDNDEEFLIVEYEKCLVEWNQSVALLMVKVEEFEVNLPCTIEMWVLDDNNDGEYSWTQHPTIGNFETYYSPLIFWNTDELLMVNYRHGVVSYNLNYQTFRSLLIPRLNVSTCISNYYVQSLISVKRRDD; encoded by the coding sequence ATGGGGGCATTAAGTGGTAAGCTACCAGACGAACTCATGAAAGATATTCTTGTACAGGTTCCTGCGGAGTCTCTCGCACGACTCAAATGGGTTTCCAAATCATGGCACGGTTTGATCACTGACCCATCATTTGCATTCCAACACCACCATAAGAACGATGGCTTGTCATCAACTTCAATACTTTTGAGTTGGGTTAGCTCTGATTTAACAGGGGATGAGGAAATGAAGCCATTACGTTCTGCGTTTAGAATCCCTGAGGCTGTTTATCCTACCGACTTCTTTAACCTCTTTCATTGTATGAGTGATTTTTTCGACCATTTACCTCATACCTATTATTGGGATGAGATGTATGATTTTTATCGTACCTATCATTGTAATGGAATCATTTGTATAGCTCAGTACTTCATGGATAAAGGTCAATCTGTTCTCATAAATCCTGTTATTAGAGAAACCAGGATTCTTCCTGCAACATCCATTAATGATCGTGGTATTGTGAGGACTCATGGAGAGGGATTTGGATACGATTTGCAGGCTAATGATTTTAAGTTGGTCAGGATTTTTGGTCATCGATTTACATGTTCAGCCGAGTTGTACAGCATGAATTCCGATTCTTGGAAAGAGATTGTAATTGATGAAGAACTTGAAGAAGCTCCTTTTTGCCGAGGCAGAGGAGTATTGTGCAAAGGAGTTTTTTATTGGTTGATGTTATTAAACACTGGGTATGAAACAATTCTTACTTTTGACATGTCTACTGAGGAGTTTCACACCAGGCCACCACCAGTAGGTCCAATACAAGGGGCAGCCAATGACAATGATGAGGAGTTTCTCATTGTTGAATATGAAAAGTGCCTTGTAGAATGGAATCAATCAGTTGCCTTGCTTATGGTAAAGGTAGAGGAATTTGAAGTGAATCTTCCTTGTACTATTGAAATGTGGGTATTGGATGACAACAATGATGGTGAATATTCTTGGACTCAACATCCAACCATTGGGAACTTTGAAACCTATTACTCCCCTCTAATATTTTGGAACACAGATGAGCTTCTCATGGTAAACTATCGTCACGGAGTAGTGTCTTACAACCTCAATTACCAAACATTTAGATCTCTTCTCATTCCTAGGCTTAATGTGAGCACCTGTATATCCAACTACTATGTCCAGAGTTTGATTTCTGTTAAAAGAAGAGACGACTAG
- the LOC115718961 gene encoding bidirectional sugar transporter SWEET17 isoform X2, with the protein MASAIIIFFGLLGNISTGLLYVSPTNVFWRILKRRSTEEFESIPYISKLLNAYFWVYYGVIKPDSILVATINMFGALVEIIFLFIFLLYAPPRMKIRTAILVVVLDVVFPAAAILLTQFTLHGDTRIDVAGLLCMIFSMIAYASPLSAMKTVYLTKSVEYMPFLLSLVFFFNGGIWTIYALLAKDLFVGDFSLDAFSLFSMQYTGSQSHPIKLETY; encoded by the exons ATGGCGAGTGCGAtaattatcttttttggtcTCCTAG GTAATATTTCAACAGGGCTACTCTATGTTTCCCCTAC AAATGTGTTTTGGAGGATCCTGAAGCGTAGATCAACTGAAGAATTTGAGAGCATACCTTACATTAGCAAATTACTGAATGCTTACTTTTGGGTTTATTATGGAGTTATTAAGCCTGACAGTATTTTGGTTGCTACCATAAATATGTTTGGTGCTCTTGTTGAGATAATTTTTCTCTTCATATTCCTTCTTTATGCACCTCCAAGAATGAAG ATCAGGACTGCTATTCTTGTGGTTGTTTTGGATGTGGTATTTCCAGCAGCAGCAATTTTGCTTACCCAATTTACTCTCCACGGCGATACTCGAATTGATGTTGCAGGGTTATTGTGTATGATCTTCAGTATGATTGCATATGCTTCTCCTCTTTCTGCTATG AAAACAGTATATTTGACAAAAAGTGTTGAATACATGCCTTTCCTTCTTTCCCTTGTCTTTTTTTTCAATGGTGGAATTTGGACTATCTATGCTCTACTAGCAAAAGACTTATTTGTTGGA GATTTTTCCTTGGATGCCTTCAGCTTGTTCTCTATGCAATATACTGGAAGCCAAAGTCATCCGATCAAGTTGGAGACATATTAG
- the LOC115718961 gene encoding bidirectional sugar transporter SWEET16 isoform X1: MASAIIIFFGLLGNISTGLLYVSPTNVFWRILKRRSTEEFESIPYISKLLNAYFWVYYGVIKPDSILVATINMFGALVEIIFLFIFLLYAPPRMKIRTAILVVVLDVVFPAAAILLTQFTLHGDTRIDVAGLLCMIFSMIAYASPLSAMKTVYLTKSVEYMPFLLSLVFFFNGGIWTIYALLAKDLFVGIPNGTGFFLGCLQLVLYAIYWKPKSSDQVGDILADQPQTEPLIKSSEQLE, translated from the exons ATGGCGAGTGCGAtaattatcttttttggtcTCCTAG GTAATATTTCAACAGGGCTACTCTATGTTTCCCCTAC AAATGTGTTTTGGAGGATCCTGAAGCGTAGATCAACTGAAGAATTTGAGAGCATACCTTACATTAGCAAATTACTGAATGCTTACTTTTGGGTTTATTATGGAGTTATTAAGCCTGACAGTATTTTGGTTGCTACCATAAATATGTTTGGTGCTCTTGTTGAGATAATTTTTCTCTTCATATTCCTTCTTTATGCACCTCCAAGAATGAAG ATCAGGACTGCTATTCTTGTGGTTGTTTTGGATGTGGTATTTCCAGCAGCAGCAATTTTGCTTACCCAATTTACTCTCCACGGCGATACTCGAATTGATGTTGCAGGGTTATTGTGTATGATCTTCAGTATGATTGCATATGCTTCTCCTCTTTCTGCTATG AAAACAGTATATTTGACAAAAAGTGTTGAATACATGCCTTTCCTTCTTTCCCTTGTCTTTTTTTTCAATGGTGGAATTTGGACTATCTATGCTCTACTAGCAAAAGACTTATTTGTTGGA ATACCAAATGGGACAGGATTTTTCCTTGGATGCCTTCAGCTTGTTCTCTATGCAATATACTGGAAGCCAAAGTCATCCGATCAAGTTGGAGACATATTAGCCGATCAACCGCAGACCGAACCGCTCATCAAATCTTCAGAACAGTTGGAATAG
- the LOC133034462 gene encoding uncharacterized protein LOC133034462, translated as MRGVTRFGVKGKLALRYIGPFEVIERIGEIVYRLNLPRQLGHVHNVFHVSMLRKYTPDPSYVIEYEAIPLQGDVTYEEQPVKILARELKVLRNREIPVVKVLWKNHGEDEAT; from the coding sequence ATGCGTGGCGTAACGAGATTTGGAGTGAAGGGTAAGCTAGCCCTGAGGtatattggaccttttgaggtTATCGAGAGGATTGGGGAGATCGTTTACCGATTAAACTTACCAAGACAGTTGGGACATgttcataatgtgtttcatgtgtCTATGTTGAGGAAGTATACTCCAGATCCGTCATATGTTATTGAGTATGAGGCTATTCCTCTTCAGGGAGAtgtgacttatgaagaacaacctgtcAAAATCTTGGCGAGAGAGCTAAAAGTGTTAAGGAATAGAGAAATTCCAGTAGTCAAGGTCTTATGGAAAAACCACGGAGAAGACGAGGCTACTTGA
- the LOC133034463 gene encoding uncharacterized protein LOC133034463 has protein sequence MFVLFFSTVASVSANLNSVLVLNGNNFKEWKENIFIVLSCMDLDLALRMDCPAPLTNTSTFKQRRIYEKWDRSNRMSLMIIKRDIPEAFRGAVSEEVTDATNFLAKIEKRFAKSDKAETSTLLKKLISIKFKGKENIRE, from the exons ATGT TTGTATTGTTCTTTTCAACTGTTGCTAGTGTATCTGCTAACCTTAATTCGGTACTGGTCCTTAATGGTAATAACTTTAAGGAGTGGAAGGAGAACATTTTTATTGTTCTTAGCTGCATGGATCTTGACCTTGCATTAAGGATGGATTGTCCTGCTCCTCTTACGAATACTAGTACCTTCAAGCAAAGGAGGATATATGAGAAGTGGGACCGTTCAAATCGCATGAGTCTTATGATCATTAAGCGCGACATACCTGAGGCTTTTAGGGGTGCGGTGTCTGAGGAGGTCACCGATGCCACAAATTTCCTTGCTAAAATTGAGAAGCGCTTTGCAAAAAGCGATAAGGCAGAAACAAGTACTCTTTTGAAGAAACTTATTTCCATAAAGTTTAAGGGCAAGGAAAATATAAGGGAGTAA
- the LOC133034464 gene encoding secreted RxLR effector protein 161-like produces the protein MQKIPYASAIGSLMYAQVCTRPDIAYIVGVLGRYLSNPGIDNWKAAKKVMRYLKRTREYMLTYRRLDHFEIIGYSDSDFAGCQDSRRSTSGYIYLLGGGAISWRSAKQTLIASSTMAAKFVACYEASNHGIWLRNFVTGLRIVDGIERPLKLYCYNKSGVLYFNKNRSSTKSKHIDIKFLVVKERVQSGQICIEHLGTNSMIADSLTKGLPPKVFHEHTARISVLDYEDI, from the coding sequence atgcaaaAGATTCCCTATGCTTCGGCTATTGGtagtctaatgtatgctcaagTTTGTACGCGTCCAGATATAGCGTACATTGTTGGAGTGTTAGGAAGATACTTAAGCAATCCAGGAATCGATAACTGGAAAGCAGCCAAAAAGGTTATGAGATATTTGAAGAGAACAAGAGAGTACATGCTCACATATAGGAGGTTAGATCACTTTGAGATCATTGGATATTCCGACTCCGACTTTGCGGGATGCCAAGATAGTAGGAGATCTACTTCGGGCTACATATATCTGTTAGGTGGTGGAGCTATATCATGGAggagtgcaaaacaaacactcATAGCTTCATCTACCATGGCAGCaaaatttgttgcatgttatgaggCATCCAACCATGGTATATGGCTGAGGAACTTTGTCACTGGGCTGCGCATTGTGGATGGaattgaaagaccacttaagttGTATTGTTACAATAAGTCAGGTGTATTGTATTTCAACAAAAATAGGAGCTCGACGAAGTCAAAACACATTGACATCAAGTTCCTTGTTGTAAAAGAAAGGGTACAAAGTGGACAGATTTGTATAGAACACTTAGGTACAAACTCCATGATTGCAGACTCCCTTACTAAGGGTttgccacccaaggtctttcatgagcacactgctcgTATAAGTGTTTTAGATTATGAGGATATCTAG
- the LOC115721152 gene encoding bidirectional sugar transporter SWEET16-like isoform X1, which produces MTTSSLTILFGVLGNIMSGLVYISPANVFWRILKRRSTEEFESIPYISKLLNAFFWIYYGIIKTNGFLIVTVNVYGAIVEIIFLTIFLLFAPPKMKIRTAILVVVFNVIFPVAAIMYMQIFLHGNTRIDFAGSLCSVFSMIAYASPLSSMKTVILTKSVEYMPFLLSLILFLNSVVWTVYAYLLKDYFVGIPNVSGFVLGSIQLILYAMYWRPNSSSMQIEHPINDLEDPLITKPTNDQFFLNDHQSLDVV; this is translated from the exons ATGACAACTTCTTCATTAACTATCTTATTTGGTGTGCTAG GTAATATTATGTCTGGCCTGGTCTATATTTCGCCTGC AAACGTGTTTTGGCGAATCTTGAAGCGTAGATCAACAGAGGAATTTGAGAGTATCCCTTATATCAGCAAATTATTAAATGCATTCTTTTGGATTTACTATGGAATTATTAAGACAAATGGTTTTTTAATAGTCACTGTGAATGTCTATGGTGCTATTGTTGAGATCATTTTTCTCACCATATTCTTACTTTTTGCACCTCCAAAAATGAAG ATTAGGACTGCAATTCTTGTGGTAGTTTTTAATGTCATATTTCCAGTAGCAGCAATTATGTACATGcaaatttttcttcatggaAATACTCGAATCGATTTTGCTGGATCATTGTGCTCAGTCTTCAGTATGATTGCCTATGCTTCACCACTTTCATCTATG AAAACAGTCATTTTGACAAAGAGCGTAGAATACATGCCTTTCCTACTCTCTCTTATCCTATTTTTGAACAGTGTAGTTTGGACTGTTTATGCTTATCTTCTGAAAGATTACTTTGTTGGG ATACCAAATGTTAGTGGATTTGTGCTGGGAAGTATTCAGCTGATTCTGTATGCAATGTACTGGAGGCCCAATTCATCATCCATGCAAATTGAACACCCAATAAATGATTTAGAGGATCCACTCATTACCAAACCTACAAATGATCAATTCTTCCTAAACGATCATCAGAGCCTTGATGTCGTTTGA
- the LOC115721152 gene encoding bidirectional sugar transporter SWEET16-like isoform X2: MTTSSLTILFGVLGNIMSGLVYISPANVFWRILKRRSTEEFESIPYISKLLNAFFWIYYGIIKTNGFLIVTVNVYGAIVEIIFLTIFLLFAPPKMKIRTAILVVVFNVIFPVAAIMYMQIFLHGNTRIDFAGSLCSVFSMIAYASPLSSMIPNVSGFVLGSIQLILYAMYWRPNSSSMQIEHPINDLEDPLITKPTNDQFFLNDHQSLDVV; this comes from the exons ATGACAACTTCTTCATTAACTATCTTATTTGGTGTGCTAG GTAATATTATGTCTGGCCTGGTCTATATTTCGCCTGC AAACGTGTTTTGGCGAATCTTGAAGCGTAGATCAACAGAGGAATTTGAGAGTATCCCTTATATCAGCAAATTATTAAATGCATTCTTTTGGATTTACTATGGAATTATTAAGACAAATGGTTTTTTAATAGTCACTGTGAATGTCTATGGTGCTATTGTTGAGATCATTTTTCTCACCATATTCTTACTTTTTGCACCTCCAAAAATGAAG ATTAGGACTGCAATTCTTGTGGTAGTTTTTAATGTCATATTTCCAGTAGCAGCAATTATGTACATGcaaatttttcttcatggaAATACTCGAATCGATTTTGCTGGATCATTGTGCTCAGTCTTCAGTATGATTGCCTATGCTTCACCACTTTCATCTATG ATACCAAATGTTAGTGGATTTGTGCTGGGAAGTATTCAGCTGATTCTGTATGCAATGTACTGGAGGCCCAATTCATCATCCATGCAAATTGAACACCCAATAAATGATTTAGAGGATCCACTCATTACCAAACCTACAAATGATCAATTCTTCCTAAACGATCATCAGAGCCTTGATGTCGTTTGA
- the LOC115712079 gene encoding uncharacterized protein LOC115712079 — MKKPELSIPIPTTIPFFDQKIYNPKRRSTKRIRARNRDSNMGFFINQSFIVLLSISLLIVSPSPVLASENAVVSDSTTAYEFINSFGFPTGILPIGVVGYDYDPSTGKFAAYFDGTCSFSVEGSYQLKYKSAINGYISMGELTRLEGVSVKLFWFWIDIVEVKRVGDDLEFSVGIAGAGFPVDNFVESPQCGCGLDCMNFKLRKLKTNVTLSSY; from the coding sequence ATGAAGAAACCAGAGCTTTCCATCCCCATTCCAACTACCATTCCATTCTTCGATCAGAAAATATACAACCCAAAACGTCGATCAACTAAGAGAATAAGAGCTAGAAACAGAGATTCAAATATGGGTTTCTTCATTAACCAAAGCTTTATTGTTTTACTCTCAATTTCACTCCTAATTGTATCCCCTTCACCAGTTTTAGCCTCAGAAAACGCCGTCGTTTCTGACAGCACCACGGCCTATGAATTCATCAATAGCTTCGGCTTTCCCACTGGAATTCTTCCCATAGGTGTGGTGGGTTACGATTATGATCCCTCTACTGGAAAATTCGCTGCCTATTTTGATGGCACCTGTAGCTTTTCTGTCGAAGGATCGTATCAGTTGAAATATAAATCCGCCATTAATGGTTATATTTCAATGGGAGAGCTCACGAGATTAGAGGGTGTTAGCGTAAAGTTGTTTTGGTTTTGGATTGATATCGTGGAAGTCAAACGAGTCGGCGATGATCTCGAATTCTCGGTGGGCATAGCCGGAGCGGGTTTCCCAGTTGATAATTTTGTAGAGAGCCCTCAATGTGGGTGTGGATTAGACTGcatgaattttaaattaaggAAGCTTAAGACGAATGTTACTCTTTCTTCTTATTGA